In Clupea harengus chromosome 1, Ch_v2.0.2, whole genome shotgun sequence, one DNA window encodes the following:
- the stk17al gene encoding serine/threonine kinase 17a like: MPDNTMMKKNGMVTKIHTRIRTEPFKNNYDLVGKELGRGKFAVVKKCIEKATGKEHAAKFLRKRRKGEDCRGDILNEIAVLELAKANPYVVALHEVYETQSEIILVLECAAGGEIFNQCVADNDDAFTEKDVVRLARQILVGVAFLHRNNVVHLDLKPQNLLLTSAQPLGDIRIVDFGLSRRMDTLTEVREILGTPEYVAPEILNYEPISTATDMWSIGVLTYVMLTGESPFLGEQKQETFLNISQGNVDYSQEVFEGVSSLAIDFIQSLLRKNPRKRSTAEECLSHPWLSGHAAPPPPPPRLPLASLDETSQSESEPESPVPPPELLVLPPFSMGELKSGRGTTFTFSEPFPSRSEIQQEVIC, translated from the exons ATGCCTGACAACACAATGATGAAGAAGAATGGAATGGTGACCAAAATTCACACGCGAATAAGGACAGAGCCTTTCAAGAACAACTACGACCTGGTAGGAAAGGAGTTGGGAAG GGGAAAGTTTGCCGTGGTGAAGAAATGCATCGAGAAAGCCACGGGGAAGGAGCACGCGGCGAAGTTCCTACGGAAACGGCGCAAGGGAGAGGACTGCCGCGGCGACATCCTGAACGAGATCGCCGTGCTGGAGCTGGCCAAGGCCAACCCGTACGTGGTGGCGCTGCACGAGGTCTACGAGACCCAGAGCGAGATCATCCTTGTGCTCGAGTG TGCTGCCGGTGGGGAGATTTTCAACCAGTGCGTCGCCGACAACGACGATGCCTTCACAGAGAAAGACGTGGTCCGATTGGCTCGCCAGATCCTCGTGGGCGTGGCCTTTCTGCACAGGAACAACGTCGTGCATCTGGACCTGAAG CCCCAGAACCTCCTACTTACCAGTGCTCAACCCCTTGGGGACATACGGATTGTGGACTTTGGCCTGTCCCGCCGCATGGACACCCTGACGGAGGTGCGTGAGATCCTGGGCACCCCAGAGTATGTAG CTCCCGAGATCTTGAACTATGAGCCCATCAGCACTGCAACAGACATGTG GAGTATCGGCGTGCTGACGTACGTCATGCTCACAGGGGAGTCCCCCTTCCTGGGGGAGCAGAAGCAGGAGACCTTCCTGAACATCTCCCAGGGTAACGTGGACTACTCCCAGGAGGTGTTTGAGGGCGTCTCGTCCCTGGCCATCGACTTCATCCAGTCCCTCCTCCGCAAGAACCCCAG AAAACGCTCCACTGCCGAAGAGTGCCTGAGCCACCCGTGGCTGAGCGGGCACGCCGCTCCTCCTCCGCCGCCTCCTCGCCTCCCACTGGCATCACTCGACGAGACCAGCCAATCGGAGTCGGAGCCCGAGAGCCCCGTCCCGCCCCCGGAGCTGCTGGTGCTGCCGCCGTTCTCCATGGGCGAGCTGAAGTCGGGCCGAGGCACCACGTTCACCTTCTCCGAGCCGTTTCCCTCCCGATCCGAGATCCAGCAGGAAGTCATCTGCTGA